In a single window of the Drosophila subpulchrella strain 33 F10 #4 breed RU33 chromosome X, RU_Dsub_v1.1 Primary Assembly, whole genome shotgun sequence genome:
- the LOC119556020 gene encoding histone-lysine N-methyltransferase trr isoform X2: MNIPKVTTSLGAAEKAKPERVASVAAAAAFNAVSLQKRSGADDPATPSEDPSRKKARTDLAFGTPVPAPSLPAKASTAPPQQLLYQRAGQQVKAQVKGAPDPQDAQSEDGAWDARDQQIIVCNLGPGTEMGAIKAEDADKQTFASFTKKEGASSSASSSSSTASVISIEPSGSGQDHADNPGKAADLDYVQMPATGADNIVTVGNATGTGNQTGTPIGPTSTIILNANNGATAASGAGTTTILTQKPGHTNYNIFNSTATGSQTPTTTLLNRVNLHPKMKTQLVVNAKKLSEVTQTTAKVSIGNKTISVPLLKPRMSASGAATAGGATIVESKQLLQPGGQVTTVMSAAQPGGGQQVHQHGLPHVHHGSHFTKLIKRVPKNPGTLVAFTGLQIKQATKIVATKVVSKKMSLQLQQQQLQQLQVTSGGGLAPPTGSIVTITTTNPSQTYAMVQDAAALGASSHSEEDASAPRKISAYSENLQKILNKSKSQEASVGPEEFANINSVVIKPLDKNTLNCPPSFNIFKQQQPAQSQTISAVGSGPGTPVTFTMTPASGSASDLATTSTVSVSAGTICINSPMMGSRPIISIQNKNISLVLSKTTMAQQKPKMITTTTLASQSALQMHHALVQDSSADKTGSSAASGSATSGAAAAAVAASMQLNTLAKLSVSLAPEGVKLEEIAGETKAKLLVKQEAAVKDTTVTPTSEQERSEEISTPEKRLNANTTMTPISQMQNQAANQIQMATPTSTASSPSTPNPPANATATPINNQRSGAEDSNNALLKQLLQNSSSSHTLSLPSTHVGSASTTAPLSARKVINVRAPSMGKVSSLEAQLARPVIPPVPAATQAAGSSSSGKSVATSTTTTTVASGGQQVATASVTGTPVTAVAITTPGLGGEPKLEQKADQPVVVATIQNQNQNHPPPPPPPPQQQQQQQQQPQQSQQQLQQMPHQVKQTVQIVSKETSFISGPVASNKLVTEATSKTAELLPPPPYELATAPISNVTISISTKQAAPKELQMKPKAIAMSLPMEHGEESLPEQAEPPPHSEQGVTVAGGVSHTGGTVVSAQWSNSNHIEGGVGATKIPFKPGEAQKRKLPMHPQLDEKQLQQQVEIPMGASLPATPTGQTGPEKVQLISTLASYVKKPGGPGEAQPIQNQSQGQVQMQAQMQAAMQGQLAGQIPGQISGHVPGQIPAQMHLQVQHQLHVAVHPQQQQQQHHQQQTSTIPVSIPGQGAVPIPVPTIEPKTGDQRKRRKREVQKPRRTNLNAGQAGTVKDMTGTLPAGAMVQLAGMPPGTQYIQGAAPGTGHVITSSTGQAGVTLGGFGTVPGAGSSPMLKKRVRKFSKVEEDHDAFTEKLLTHIRQMHPLQVLEPHLNRNFHFLIGSNEASAGGSPSSNSSTTSASGSSSAGGGKMKGGSLGTRGWPLSRHLEGLEDCDGAILGRFGRVSLPGIPSLYDSERFGGSGGLVGGSAANRSPSPSASPGADKMLPMSSIQNDFYDQEFSTHMERNPRERLVRHIGAVKDSNMETTDLVESDGVAAWAAFPRLTRYPGLILLNGNSRCHGRMSPVALPEDPVTMRVPVSPLLRSCGEELRKAQQLELGMGSLGNNNNNNYQQKNQNVILALPASASENIAGVLRDLANLLHLAPALTCKIIEDKTGDKLEDQFMDQDDEKHRNDFKRPLTVSHGHLRKILSGRRKLCRSCGNVVHATGLRVPRHSVPALEEQLPRLAQLMDLLPRKSAPPPFVYFCDRACFARFKWTGKEGQAEAASLLLQPAGGSTATFSTGESPSRSSTSSTALAETVVKQEPEDEAPDQTQGVPTGGTPTNIPVQRKCIVKCFSADCFATDSMAVKLEFDGSAGTGTGGTGPANNTVWETEASGLHLEDTRQCVFCNQRGDGQADGPSRLLNFDVDKWVHLNCALWSNGVYETVSGALMNFQTALQAGLNQSCSACHQLGATIKCFKSRCNSLYHLPCAIREECVFYKNKSVHCSAHGHTHAGIAMGAGAGAAAGGGAAGSVAENELSSLVVHRRVFVDRDENRQVATVMHYSELSNLLRVGNMTFLNVGQLLPHQLEAFHTPHYIYPIGYKVSRYYWCVLRPNRRCRYICSIAEAGCKPEFRILVQDAGDKEPEREFRDSSPSAVWQQILQPITRLRKVHKWLQLFPQHISGEDLFGLTEPAIVRILESLPGIETLTDYRFKYGRNPLLEFPLAINPSGAARTEPKQRQLLVWRKPHTQRTAGSCSTQRMANSAAIAGEVACPYSKQFVHSKSSQYKKMKQEWRNNVYLARSKIQGLGLYAARDIEKHTMIIEYIGEVIRTEVSEIREKQYESKNRGIYMFRLDEDRVVDATLSGGLARYINHSCNPNCVTEIVEVDRDVRIIIFAKRKIYRGEELSYDYKFDIEDESHKIPCACGAPNCRKWMN; the protein is encoded by the exons ATGAATATACCGAAGGTGACAACATCGCTTGGTGCCGCCGAAAAGGCGAAACCCGAACGTGTAGCATCCGtggccgctgctgctgccttcAATGCGGTCAGCCTGCAGAAGCGCAGCGGCGCCGACGACCCGGCCACTCCGTCGGAGGATCCCTCGCGGAAGAAGGCCAGAACGGACCTTGCCTTTGGAACGCCAGTGCCAGCGCCCAGTTTGCCCGCCAAAGCGTCAACCGCTCCGCCGCAGCAGCTCCTCTACCAGCGGGCTGGCCAGCAGGTTAAGGCTCAGGTGAAAGGCGCCCCAGATCCGCAGGATGCCCAGTCGGAGGACGGCGCCTGGGACGCCCGCGACCAGCAGATTATAGTGTGCAACCTCGGCCCCGGCACCGAGATGGGTGCCATCAAGGCGGAGGACGCGGACAAGCAGA CCTTCGCCAGCTTTACCAAAAAGGAGGGCGCCTCCTCGTCGgcgtcgtcctcctcctccaccgccTCCGTCATCTCCATCGAGCCCAGCGGCTCGGGGCAGGATCATGCAGACAATCCCGGCAAGGCGGCGGATCTCGACTACGTGCAGATGCCAGCCACCGGCGCAGATAACATTGTGACCGTGGGGAATGCCACGGGGACGGGCAACCAAACGGGTACGCCCATTGGACCCACCTCCACCATCATTTTGAATGCCAACAATGGGGCCACCGCAGCCAGTGGAGCCGGCACCACCACGATCCTCACCCAGAAGCCCGGACACACCAACTATAATATCTTCAATAGCACGGCCACTGGCAGCCAAACACCCACCACAACGCTGCTGAATCGGGTGAATCTGCACCCCAAGATGAAGACCCAACTAGTGGTCAACGCCAAGAAGCTGTCGGAGGTCACACAGACCACGGCCAAGGTGTCCATTGGCAACAAGACAATATCGGTGCCGCTGCTCAAGCCGCGCATGAGCGCCAGTGGAGCGGCCACTGCCGGAGGAGCCACGATTGTGGAGAGCAAGCAGCTGCTGCAGCCAGGTGGTCAGGTGACCACTGTGATGAGTGCCGCGCAGCCGGGCGGTGGTCAGCAGGTGCACCAGCACGGCCTTCCGCATGTACATCACGGATCACACTTCACCAAACTAATTAAGCGGGTGCCAAAGAATCCCGGCACCCTTGTCGCGTTCACGGGTCTGCAGATCAAGCAGGCGACCAAGATTGTGGCCACCAAGGTGGTGAGCAAGAAGATGTCactgcagctgcagcagcagcaacttcaGCAGCTTCAAGTGACCAGCGGCGGTGGCTTGGCCCCGCCCACCGGCAGCATAGTGACCATCACCACCACCAATCCCAGCCAGACTTACGCAATGGTTCAGGATGCCGCGGCTTTGGGAGCATCATCCCATTCGGAAGAAGATGCGTCGGCGCCTCGCAAGATCAGCGCCTACTCCGAGAACCTGCAGAAGATCCTCAACAAGAGCAAGTCCCAGGAGGCGAGCGTCGGCCCAGAGGAGTTCGCCAACATCAACAGCGTTGTGATTAAGCCGCTGGACAAGAACACGCTCAACTGCCCGCCCAGCTTTAACATATTCAAACAGCAGCAGCCTGCCCAAAGTCAAACGATATCCGCTGTAGGCAGTGGACCAGGTACACCCGTGACGTTTACCATGACGCCGGCTTCAGGGAGTGCCTCAGATTTGGCCACCACCTCCACCGTCTCCGTGTCGGCGGGCACCATCTGCATTAATAGTCCGATGATGGGTTCTCGGCCCATCATCTCCATTCAGAACAAGAACATATCCCTGGTGCTGTCCAAGACGACGATGGCCCAGCAAAAACCGAAGATGATCACCACCACCACGTTGGCCAGCCAGTCGGCGCTGCAGATGCACCATGCCCTGGTTCAGGATTCGAGTGCAGACAAGACGGGATCTTCTGCAGCCTCTGGATCGGCAACCTCGGGTGCAGCCGCTGCAGCCGTTGCAGCTTCAATGCAGCTGAACACGCTTGCAAAACTCAGCGTAAGTCTGGCCCCTGAAGGGGTCAAGCTGGAGGAGATTGCTGGCGAAACAAAAGCTAAGCTGCTGGTCAAACAGGAGGCCGCCGTGAAGGATACGACTGTTACTCCGACGAGCGAACAGGAGCGCAGCGAGGAGATTAGCACGCCGGAGAAGCGTTTAAACGCCAACACGACAATGACGCCTATTAGCCAGATGCAGAATCAGGCGGCAAATCAAATTCAGATGGCCACTCCTACCTCAACCGCTTCGAGTCCCAGCACACCCAACCCTCCAGCAAATGCGACAGCCACACCGATCAACAATCAACGTTCAGGAGCTGAGGATTCGAATAACGCACTGCTAAAGCAACTGCTCcaaaacagcagcagcagtcacACCCTCAGTCTCCCCTCGACCCACGTTGGCTCCGCATCCACGACGGCACCTCTCTCCGCCCGCAAGGTGATCAATGTGCGAGCGCCTAGCATGGGGAAGGTCAGTAGCTTGGAGGCGCAACTGGCACGACCGGTGATTCCGCCGGTGCCAGCTGCTACGCAAGCGGCGGGTAGTAGTAGTAGCGGCAAGTCGGTGGCCACTTCAACGACAACTACAACGGTAGCCAGTGGAGGCCAGCAGGTGGCCACCGCCTCAGTGACTGGAACTCCAGTTACGGCTGTCGCCATCACCACACCTGGATTGGGAGGAGAGCCAAAGCTAGAGCAGAAAGCGGATCAGCCTGTTGTGGTTGCAACTATCCAGAATCAGAACCAAAACCatccgccaccaccaccacctcctccgcaacagcagcagcagcagcagcaacaacctcAGCAATCacagcagcagctgcaacaGATGCCCCACCAAGTCAAGCAGACAGTGCAGATTGTGTCCAAGGAAACATCGTTTATCTCTGGACCCGTTGCGTCCAATAAACTCGTAACGGAGGCCACTTCAAAGACGGCTGAACTGCTGCCTCCTCCGCCCTACGAACTGGCCACGGCTCCCATATCGAATGTGACCATATCCATATCAACAAAGCAAGCGGCGCCCAAGGAGCTGCAGATGAAGCCAAAGGCAATAGCCATGTCGCTTCCTATGGAGCATGGCGAAGAATCGCTGCCGGAGCAAGCGGAACCGCCGCCTCATTCAGAGCAGGGAGTCACTGTAGCAGGAGGAGTATCTCACACGGGAGGAACAGTTGTGTCTGCGCAATGGAGCAATAGTAACCACATAGAGGGAGGTGTGGGAGCCACAAAGATACCTTTCAAGCCTGGCGAGGCCCAGAAACGCAAGCTGCCCATGCATCCGCAGCTGGACGAAAAGCAGCTCCAGCAACAGGTGGAGATTCCCATGGGCGCCTCTCTGCCAGCCACACCGACTGGACAAACTGGACCGGAAAAAGTACAGCTCATCTCGACGCTTGCCAGTTATGTTAAGAAACCCGGCGGACCTGGCGAGGCGCAACCGATTCAGAACCAAAGCCAGGGCCAGGTACAGATGCAGGCGCAAATGCAGGCGGCCATGCAGGGTCAGCTGGCTGGGCAGATTCCCGGGCAGATCTCTGGGCACGTCCCTGGCCAAATACCCGCACAAATGCACCTGCAAGTGCAGCATCAGCTTCATGTGGCGGTACatccccagcagcagcagcaacagcaccaCCAACAACAAACTTCGACGATCCCAGTATCAATTCCTGGACAAGGTGCCGTGCCCATCCCCGTGCCCACCATTGAGCCCAAGACGGGGGACCAAAGAAAGCGCCGCAAACGGGAGGTTCAGAAGCCAAGGCGCACGAATTTAAACGCTGGACAGGCTGGAACTGTTAAGGATATGACAGGTACGCTGCCAGCAGGTGCAATGGTCCAACTGGCAGGAATGCCGCCGGGAACACAGTACATCCAGGGGGCGGCACCAGGCACTGGTCATGTGATCACCAGCAGCACCGGACAAGCAGGAGTTACTCTTGGAGGATTTGGGACCGTTCCCGGAGCCGGCTCCTCGCCCATGCTCAAGAAGCGAGTGCGCAAATTTTCCAAGGTGGAGGAGGATCACGATGCATTTACCGAAAAGCTCCTCACCCACATCCGCCAAATGCACCCGCTCCAAGTTCTGGAGCCGCACTTAAATCGCAACTTTCACTTTCTTATCGGAAGCAACGAGGCCTCTGCTGGTGGTTCACCCTCCTCCAACAGTTCCACGACATCGGCCAGCGGATCATCTTCAGCTGGTGGAGGTAAAATGAAGGGAGGATCTCTGGGGACTCGAGGCTGGCCACTGAGCAGGCATTTGGAGGGTCTGGAGGACTGTGATGGCGCTATCCTAGGCCGCTTTGGACGAGTGAGTCTGCCGGGGATTCCTTCGTTGTACGACAGCGAACGCTTCGGCGGAAGTGGAGGCCTGGTGGGAGGATCGGCTGCTAACCGTTCACCGTCGCCATCCGCGTCTCCGGGAGCTGATAAGATGCTACCCATGTCTAGCATCCAGAACGATTTTTATGACCAGGAGTTCTCCACGCATATGGAGCGCAATCCTCGCGAGCGCCTGGTACGACACATTGGTGCTGTTAAGGATAGCAATATGGAGACCACAGACCTGGTGGAAAGCGACGGTGTGGCTGCGTGGGCGGCTTTCCCGCGACTCACCCGCTATCCAGGACTAATACTGCTTAATGGAAACAGCCGGTGCCACGGACGGATGTCGCCGGTCGCGTTGCCGGAGGATCCTGTGACCATGCGGGTGCCCGTGTCGCCGCTACTTCGATCCTGTGGCGAGGAACTGCGCAAGGCACAGCAACTGGAGCTGGGCATGGGCTCCCTGggcaataataacaacaataactaCCAGCAGAAGAACCAGAATGTGATACTCGCACTGCCCGCCTCGGCCTCTGAGAACATTGCCGGCGTGCTACGGGATCTGGCCAATCTGCTGCACCTGGCGCCCGCCCTCACATGCAAGATCATTGAGGACAAGACGGGCGACAAGTTGGAGGACCAATTTATGGATCAAGACGATGAGAAGCACCGGAACGACTTCAAGCGACCGCTGACCGTGAGTCACGGACATCTGCGGAAGATCCTCAGTGGACGCCGAAAATTGTGTCGCAGCTGTGGGAACGTTGTCCATGCAACTGGGCTGCGAGTTCCCCGGCACAGTGTTCCTGCGCTGGAGGAGCAGTTGCCCCGGCTGGCCCAACTAATGGATTTGCTGCCCAGGAAATCTGCTCCACCACCGTTTGTTTACTTCTGCGATCGCGCCTGCTTTGCGAGATTCAAGTGGACCGGAAAGGAGGGTCAGGCGGAGGCGGCTAGTCTGCTGCTTCAGCCAGCGGGTGGGTCCACAGCTACCTTTTCCACTGGCGAATCGCCCAGCAGATCCAGCACCAGCTCCACGGCCCTGGCGGAAACAGTGGTCAAACAAGAGCCGGAGGACGAGGCACCAGACCAAACGCAGGGTGTACCCACTGGTGGCACCCCCACCAATATCCCCGTGCAGCGCAAGTGCATCGTGAAGTGCTTCAGTGCCGATTGCTTTGCAACGGACTCGATGGCCGTCAAACTGGAGTTCGATGGATCGGCAGGAACGGGAACTGGTGGGACGGGACCGGCCAATAATACAGTTTGGGAAACCGAGGCTAGTGGACTGCATCTGGAGGACACCCGGCAGTGCGTGTTCTGTAATCAGCGGGGCGACGGCCAGGCGGATGGACCCTCGCGACTGCTCAACTTCGATGTCGATAAATGG GTTCACCTTAACTGTGCCCTCTGGTCCAACGGCGTCTACGAGACGGTGTCCGGTGCGCTGATGAACTTCCAGACGGCTCTGCAGGCGGGACTGAACCAGTCGTGCAGCGCCTGCCACCAACTGGGCGCCACCATCAAGTGCTTCAAGTCGCGCTGCAACAGCCTGTACCACCTGCCGTGCGCGATTCGCGAAGAGTGCGTCTTCTACAAGAACAAGTCCGTCCACTGCAGTGCCCATGGTCATACCCATGCCGGCATCGCTATGGGAGCAGGGGCAGGCGCTGCGGCAGGCGGAGGAGCGGCAGGATCTGTGGCGGAGAATGAACTGAGTTCGCTGGTCGTCCATCGCAGGGTGTTCGTCGATCGAGATGAGAACCGCCAGGTGGCCACCGTCATGCACTACTCGGAGCTGAGCAACCTGCTGCGCGTAGGCAACATGACGTTTCTGAACGTGGGTCAGCTCCTTCCCCATCAGCTGGAGGCCTTTCATACGCCCCACTACATCTATCCCATTGGCTATAAGGTG AGTCGCTACTACTGGTGCGTGCTGCGACCAAATCGTAGGTGCCGATACATTTGCAGCATCGCGGAGGCCGGCTGCAAGCCCGAGTTCCGCATCCTGGTGCAGGACGCCGGCGACAAGGAGCCGGAGCGCGAGTTCCGCGACAGTTCACCCTCAGCGGTGTGGCAGCAGATCCTGCAGCCGATCACGCGGCTGCGCAAGGTGCACAAGTGGCTGCAGCTCTTCCCGCAGCACATCAGTGGCGAGGATCTGTTTGGCCTAACGGAACCGGCCATTGTGCGTATCCTGGAAAGTCTGCCGGGCATTGAGACCCTAACCGATTACCGCTTCAAGTACGGCCGCAACCCGCTGCTGGAGTTCCCGCTGGCTATCAATCCGTCCGGAGCGGCACGCACAGAGCCCAAGCAACGCCAGCTGCTCGTCTGGCGAAAGCCGCACACACAGCGAACGGCCGGCAGCTGCAGCACCCAGCGGATGGCCAACTCTGCAGCGATTGCCGGCGAGGTGGCCTGCCCGTACAGCAAGCAGTTCGTCCACTCGAAGAGCTCCCAGTACAAAAAGATGAAGCAGGAGTGGCGCAACAACGTCTACCTGGCCAG GTCCAAGATTCAGGGGTTGGGCTTGTATGCCGCTCGGGACATTGAGAAACACACCATGATCATAGAGTACATTGGCGAGGTCATTCGCACCGAGGTCTCCGAGATACGCGAGAAGCAGTACGAGTCCAAG AACCGCGGCATCTACATGTTCCGGCTGGATGAGGATCGTGTGGTGGACGCCACTCTGAGCGGTGGCTTGGCGCGCTACATCAACCACTCGTGCAATCCCAATTGTGTGACGGAGATCGTGGAGGTCGATCGCGATGTGCGGATCATAATATTCGCCAAGCGAAAGATCTATCGCGGCGAGGAG CTATCGTACGACTACAAGTTCGACATCGAGGACGAGTCGCACAAGATACCGTGTGCCTGCGGAGCGCCCAACTGTCGGAAGTGGATGAACTAG